ACGTTACGGCTGTAACGCAAAAAGCCCGGCGTCGTAACCGCTTCGCATTTTTTCCAGCTTTAGGTCTTTCGTGGGCGTCGCCAATTTGCGCGCCTGCGGATGACCGCGGCTGATGCTTTCCAATTTTATTCTGCTCGACGCCCATAGGAACGTACCATGTTTGAATTGTTCGCCTTGGCGACATTGATGATGGTCGCCGCACTGCTCGCCTGGTCGGGCCTTCGCGTCTGGCGGACGAAGAATGGTTTCATAAAGTGGGGCGGTACAGGCCTGGCGACGCTACTGTCTGCCATCGTCACCTTGATAAGCCTGATCACGGCGAACGGGCTGTTCAAGCTGCATGCCCGCAGTGCCCCGGCGACAGTTACAAACGTAGAAGGCACGCCTGAGCAGATTCAGCGCGGAAAGGCGATCTCGGACGGTTTCTGCAGCGCTTGCCACTCAAAGACCGGCACGCTCACGGGAGGCCTCGACATCGGCGAGCACTTTCCCATGCCCATCGGTTCGTTCGTGTCCTCCAACCTGACACCCGTCGGGCAAGTGAGCAACTGGTCTGATGGCGACATCTTTCGGGCCATCCGCAACAGCGTCGATCCGAACGGCCGCTGGCTGATCATCATGTCCTACACCAATGCCGGAAAATTGAGCGACGAAGACATACGCGCCGTCATCGCCTATATCCGCAGCCTGTCTGCAATCGGAAAGCCAACCGACAATCCGCCGGATCATCTCAATCTATTGGGTATCGCGATGCTGGGCGCCGGCATGCTGCCGACGGGAAAGCCGGTATCGATCAGTCCCATCACGGCGCCGTCTGCCGGCTCCACTTTGCTGTATGGCGAGTACATCCTGTCGTATCAGGATTGCCGCGCGTGCCATGGCGCGAAGCTGACCGGCGGCGTGCCCGGTCAGCTTGGGCCGCTCGGGCCCGACCTCAATCTCGTAAAGGGATGGAAGCTTGAGCAGTTCATCGCCACGATGCGCACCGGCGTTGATCCCGACGGACATGAACTCGGCAAGGAAATGCCGTGGCAACCAATCGGAAGGATGAGCGATGAAGAGCTCAGCGCGGTCTATCAGTACCTGACGCATTTGCCGAATTCCTGAAACGTCCCTGGCTCCATCAGAAGACAAGACGCAATGCCTGACCGCGAAACGGCTCGGGTGTTTGGCGCGCTCACACCGACTACAGATGCAACCAACGGGATCAGGAATGCCATCCGGTCGTAACCCGGCTCGATTTGACTGCAATGCCTGATCACGAGGAGCAGAGCGATGGCAGATCCGATCGAAGGTACGTTTCTTTGGCTGGACCAACGGCTGTCCGGTCGCTTGTCGAGGCCGGGCGATGACAGCTACGCCGCTGCGACGGCGATCTGGGCGAAGCCGGTCGGCCCGATGCCGCGTGCCGTCGCGCACTGCCGCACGGCGCAGGACGTGCAGTCGGCGATCCGAGCTGCGCGCGACAGCGATCTCTCGCTTTCAGTGCGTGGCGGCGGTCACGACTGGGCCGGTCGCGCGTTGTGCGACGGCATCGTGATCGACCTGACCGCGATGAACGATGTAACGCTGAGCCCGGACTATCGCGCCGCACGGATATCTGGAGGCGCCCGCGCGTCAGACGTTCTTGCAGTGACCGATCCGCGCGGGCTTGCGGTGGTGACGGGCTCATGCAGCTCGGTCGGCATGACCGGGCTGACGCTCGGTGGCGGCTATGGATCGCTGATCGCCCGCTTCGGACTTGCGCTCGACAATCTGCTTGCCGCCGAGGTCGTGCTCGCGGACGGGCGCATCGTCACCGCGAGCCCCGACAACGAACAGGAATTGTTCTGGGCGTTGCGCGGCGGTGGTGGCAATTTTGGCGTGGTGACCGCGATGCAGCACCGCACGCACTATCTGCCCGGCGTCCGCTCAGGCATGCTGCTGTTCCCGTTCGCCGAAGCCAGAGCCGTTCTCGAAGGTTGCCTCGACATCATCGCGACCGCGCCCGAAGAACTGACGGTTCAA
This portion of the Bradyrhizobium sp. AZCC 2262 genome encodes:
- a CDS encoding cytochrome c, which translates into the protein MFELFALATLMMVAALLAWSGLRVWRTKNGFIKWGGTGLATLLSAIVTLISLITANGLFKLHARSAPATVTNVEGTPEQIQRGKAISDGFCSACHSKTGTLTGGLDIGEHFPMPIGSFVSSNLTPVGQVSNWSDGDIFRAIRNSVDPNGRWLIIMSYTNAGKLSDEDIRAVIAYIRSLSAIGKPTDNPPDHLNLLGIAMLGAGMLPTGKPVSISPITAPSAGSTLLYGEYILSYQDCRACHGAKLTGGVPGQLGPLGPDLNLVKGWKLEQFIATMRTGVDPDGHELGKEMPWQPIGRMSDEELSAVYQYLTHLPNS
- a CDS encoding FAD-binding oxidoreductase yields the protein MADPIEGTFLWLDQRLSGRLSRPGDDSYAAATAIWAKPVGPMPRAVAHCRTAQDVQSAIRAARDSDLSLSVRGGGHDWAGRALCDGIVIDLTAMNDVTLSPDYRAARISGGARASDVLAVTDPRGLAVVTGSCSSVGMTGLTLGGGYGSLIARFGLALDNLLAAEVVLADGRIVTASPDNEQELFWALRGGGGNFGVVTAMQHRTHYLPGVRSGMLLFPFAEARAVLEGCLDIIATAPEELTVQFGLVGGPDGVPLVMVVPTWCGLSEQGEARLAPFLGLGTLVVSTLAATTYGTSLAIFDPFLATGQRVLMETCWLPRLDRQGIDAFIRAMANAASPGCAIITHEFRGAASRVPMAATAFGLRRDHVLVEILASFTDRSERREEHWHRRWVQAARRAFDGLALPGGYPNMLGKGEVERAARSYGGNAERLIKAKQHYDPDNTFNSAIPLPAGQRVLAAE